TGAGCACGCCCGTCATCCCCCTGCCGGCCCGCGCCTTCCTGTCGGTCCTGAGCGCGCGCTGGGACGAGTTCTGGGACGACCTGCGGCCCCGTCTCGAAGCGCTGCTCGGCCCCGTGGACTACGAGTCCGGCCCCATCCCTTTCAACGTGACCGGCTACTACGACGGGGAGCTTGGCACGCCCATCACGCGGCGCATTCTGTCCTTCGGCCGGCCGTTGGCCATGGACGCCCTGGCCGAGGTCAAGCTCGCCACCAACGCCATGGAGCGGCAGTGGGAACGGGACGGGCGGCGCATCTTCAACCTCGACCCCGGCTACATCAACCAGGAGCGGCTCGTGCTGGCCACGGGCAAGAATTTCACGCACCGCGTCTACCTGTCCCGGGGCATCTGGGCCGACCTGACCCTCATCTTCCAAAAGGGCGACTGGATCGACCTGCCCTGGACCTTCCCGGACTACGCCGAACCCGAAATCAAGGGCCACTTGACCCGACTCCGGGAGATGTACAGAGCCTCCCTCAAGAACATGCAACCCCACGAGGAAACCATATGCCACGAAGCATGACCGGCTACGGCCGCGCAAGCGCCCAGGAAGAGAACTGGGCCCTGACCTGGGAAATCCGCAGTCTCAACAACCGTCACCTGGACCTCAAGTGGAAGATTCCCCCGACCCTGTACGCCCACCAGAAGGAGTGGGAGAACGAGGTCAAGGCCGTGGCCAGCCGCGGCGGGGTCGAACTCTTCCTCGGCCTCAAGATCATGAACCCCGAGCTGCAGAGCCTGAGCCTCGACACGACCATGGCCGCCTCCATGCTGCGTGAACTTGATCTGCTGGCCGCGTCCATGGGTGTGCCGCACGCGCCCGACCTGAACCGCCTCCTGGGCATCTCCGCCCTGTGGAAGGACTCCGGCAGCATCGAGAACCCGGAACTGGTCCAGAGCCTGACCGGGACCCTCAGGCAGGCCCTGGCGGACTGGGACGCGGCCCGCGTGCGCGAGGGACTGGCCCTGGAGGAGGACCTGCGCGCCCGCTTCACGCGGCTGGGCGAACTGGTGGAGGAGATCCGCGGCCTGGCGTCACATACGGCGGCGGACCGCTTCGCCCTGCTGCAGGAACGCGTGGGCAAGCTGCTGGCCGAGAGCGGCGTGCAGGCGGACCCGGACCGGATGCTGCAGGAGCTGGCCGTCATCTCCGACCGCATCGACGTGTCCGAGGAGCTGACGCGGCTCGACATCCATCTCAAGGGCATCGACGGCTACTTCAGCCAGACCGAGCCCGTGGGCCGCAAGCTCGACTTCATGGTCCAGGAGTGTTTCCGGGAGATCAACACCTGTGGCAACAAGAGCCAGAACACGGCCATCAGCCAGCTTGTGGTCGCCTTCAAGGCCGAACTGGAGAAGTGCCGCGAGCAGATCCAGAACCTGGAGTAGGCATGGAAAAGAAGAAGCTCCTCAACATCGGCTTCGGCAACGCCGTGGTCATGAACCGGGTGGTGGCCATCGTCGGCCCGACGTCGTCGCCCATGCGCAGGCTGAGAGAGGAGGCCAAACAGGCCGGGAGGCTCATCGACGCGACCCAGGGCCGCAAGACGCGCTCCCTGATCATCACGGACTCGAACCACTGCATCCTCTCGGCCATCCAGCCCGAAACCATCAGCCAACGATTCACCGCGGGAGGCAGCGATGAATAGTCCCGAAGGGACCGCTTCCAACACGGGGATGATGCTCGTCATCAGCGCCCCATCGGGCACGGGCAAGAGCACCCTCATCCGCCGCCTGACGGCGGAGTTCAAGGCCTTCGCCTTCTCCGTGTCTTGCACTACCCGCGCTCCCAGGCCCGGCGAGGTCGACGGGCGGGAATACCATTTCCTGACCCGCGAGGAGTTCGAGGAGCGCCGCGAAAACGCGTTTTTCGCCGAGTGGGCCGAGGTTCACGGCAATCTCTATGGCACGCCCCGGCAGGCCACCCTGGACCTGCTCGGCGCTGGGCGGGACGTCATCTTCGACATCGACGTGCAGGGCGCGCGGCAGCTCAAGGCGAGCATGGGGCAGGGCTGCTACGTATTCATTTTCCCACCCTCGCGGGAGGTGCTGGAGCGCAGGCTCACCGGGCGCGGCACCGACAGCGCGGAGGTCGTGGCCAGGCGGCTGGCCGCGGCCCGGGGGGAGATCATGGACAGCCACTGGTTCGACCACTGGATCGTCAACGACGACCTGCAGCTGGCGTACGATCAGCTTCGCGCCGTCTATGTGGCCGAAAAGACTCGGCCTGAGTACCAGCAGGCCTGGCGCGAAGGTCTCGGCCGGCAGTGGGGTGGACGATGAAGGCGCCCGCGCTGGTCGTAGCCCTCGATTTTGTCGAGGCCGCCCCCGCACTCGATCTGGCCTCGCGCCTGCGGGGCATCGTCCCTTGGGTCAAGGTCGGGCTCGAACTCTTTCTCGCCGCGGGCAAAGAACTTCCGGCCCGGCTCAAGGACATGGGCTTCCACGTCTTTTTGGATCTCAAGTTCATGGACATCCCTAACACCGTGCGGGCCGCCGTGGCGCAGGGCACGCGCATGGGCGCGGACATGCTGACCATCCACGCCCTGGGTGGCCGCGTCATGTGCGAGGCCGCCGTGGCCGGCCGGGACCAGGCCCTCTCTCCCGGTCAGCCTTCGCCGCTCATTCTCGGCGTGACGGTCCTGACCAGCATGGGGGCGGGCGATCTGGCCTGGAACCCCGGCGGCGTCGACCAGGACGTGCGCGATCTGGCCGTTGACCTGGCCAGGTCCGCCAAAAACTGGAAACTGGATGGCGTGGTCTGTTCAGGCCGGGAAGTTTCTGTTATTCGTCAGGCATGTGGAGCGGATTTTCGGCTCCTGACCCCGGGCATTCGACTTCCCGATGCCGACGCGGGTGACCAGACACGGGTCTGCACTCCGGCCCAGGCTGCCCGCGACGGCAGCGATTTTCTCGTGGTGGGCCGGCCCATCACCAGGGCGGCCGACCCGGTGAACGCCGCGCGCATGTATCTGGAGGCGACCGGGTAAATCCTGCTTGGAGGGGAACCCATGGCGGAAGCCGAATCTCAACGATCCCGCATCAAAGGGGTCTTTTCTTCCGAAAGAATCGCCAAGGTCGGCGCTGGAGCGACGGTCCGCAAGACCACGCAGACCATGTACTGGTTTGCCGAGGAGGATGAGGAGGAGCGGATCTGGATACAGCCCCTCAACCCCAATTACGTGCCTTCGGGCCCCAAGCAGGAAATCCCCAAGGACGAGTTCCTGGAAAGCTATGCGCCCGAGCCCGAATTCTACTCGACCAAGGTCTACCCGAGCATCCGCAAGCTGAATCAGACCATCGCCAAGGCCGAGCGCCATCGCGCCAACGGCGAGACGTACAGCGCGGAGATGGAATACGGCAACGCCCTGAGGGTGGACGAGGAGAACATCCGCGCCAATTTCGGCCTTGGGCTGACCTACCTGGAGCGCGGGGAGACGGGCAAGGCGGACAACATCTTTCAGCGCCTGATCAAGATCGAGGCGGCCTTCGAGGCCGAGCACAAGCACCTTTTCAACGATTTCGGCATCAGTCTGCGCAAGAACGAGATGTACGACCAGGCCATCGAGTACTACGCCAAGGCCCTGGAACTGTCTCCCAATGACGAAAATCTCCACTACAACATGGCGCGCGCCTGCTTCGCCAAGGCCGACATCACGAGAACCGTCGAGCATCTGCGCAGGGCACTGACGTTGAACAAGGACCTGGAAATCGCGCAGAAGTTTCTTTTGTATCTGAAAAAGAACAACCTGTTGCCGCAAAAACTATCCAGCGCGGAATCTTCGACCCCCGAATGAACCCGTGTGCGCGACGGAGGCAGGCATGAATCGAGGCGGCGATGCGTCCAGAAGTGACAACAGAAGAAGAATTGAACGCTTTTCCATGAGCATCCCCTCGAAGGTACGTTCGATCATGCACGATTACTCCGACCAGACATTGGCCACAACGAACATTTCCGCCGGAGGGGTCTTTTTCGAAACGGGCCAGACCTACCCGGTGGGCACATCCGTGACGCTCAACATTTCCCTGGATTTCGGCAGCCGCAAGCCGGGGATGTTCCAGTCGAGATTCCAGGTCGAGGGGACGGTCATCCGCAGCGAGTCCAACGGCATGGCCATCGCCTTCGATCCGGAGAGGGTGACGGCCATCCGCGTCAACGCCGCAGGCAAGGCCGGGCAGGCCGGCCCGGTCATGATCGGGGTCGTCGGGGAGGACCCGCTCCTGAACGACCTGCTCGCCGCACGCCTCAGCCAGGAGACCGGCGCCAACTGCAGCCACTCATCGTCCCTGCCCAAGATTCTGGAGACGGCGCGACCGGACCTGACCCTCCTCGACTGCACGGGCCTGTCCATGGACGAACTGCTGCAAGAGGCAGGCGGGGAGGATTCGCCGTTCATGACCACGTCTGTGGCCCTCTTCAACGTGCCCGAAGACAGGTCGCTGGAACTGGAGGCCCTGAACACGGGCATCCGGGGCGTCTTCTACCGCAACGCGCCCTTCAAGATCATGGTCAAGGGCGTCAATGCCATGCTGGACAACGAGCTCTGGTTCTCCCGGGAAGCCATGTCCGCCTTTCTGTTGGGCCGGCAGAACCGCCCCGCGGAAGCCGTTCCAGCGGAAGAGGACCTGGGCGAACTGAGCCAGCGCGAGCGCGAGATCCTGCTCATGCTGGCCGAGGGTGCCACCAACAAGGACATCGCGGCCAAGCTTTTTCTGAGCCTCAACACCATCAAGTCCCACATCTACAACATCTACAGGAAGATCGACGTCCCCAACCGGCTGCAGGCCTCCCTCTGGGCCGCCAAGCACCTGCGGGGCACGGATAACTCTTGAATTTGCGCCGCAAGTATATCAAGAAGCATCGCACGCCGGGCAGGTCCCGGTTTTTTTCGTTCATCACACCCACAGGATGCCGTTCATGAAGATATTGTCCATCTCCGAGCTGGATATTCAGCCTGAGTTCGATTTTTCCACATTCCTTTTTCTGGCCCAGGTCGACGAGGTCGGACCGCAGGAGATGCTTTCGGTGCTCGGCACCTGGGAGAAATGGCTGCCGAGCCTGAAGGTCTACCAGCTCGGGGAGCGCAAGGGGCACGTGCTCGTGTATCTCGAAAAGAAGGTGGAGGACGAGGTGGACGACATCTGGAAGGCGTCGCCCTCGGAGGGGTTCAAGCATGAGGCCATCGCCCAGACCATGATCATGGGCACCTTGAAGGTCCTCATGCCGGAACTGGGGGAAAAGGAATGCGCGCCCGTGCCCGAGCCGACCAAGCCCCTGCGTCGCACGCTGGAGAAGCTCGGCCTGGACCTGCAGGAGTCCGGGGCCATGAACCGCAAGTACGCGACCCTCACCCCGTATCCCCACCGCTACGGCTGCGACCGTTGCCACCTCAAGGACAGTTGCATCAAGAACATGAACTTGGATCTGGGTGGCATCATGAAGGGCACAGGCCAATAGCGCAGATTTTTCGCCTTCACGACGCAGGGCGGGTCCGGCATTGCCGGGCCCGCCCTGCGTGTTTCTTCTGCCCGGATCCGTCCTGGTGGTGAAGTACAGGCGGCGTCGCCGCCGCGTTCGAAACGAGGTCAGTCCCCGAAGGCCTGGGCCATGAGGTGCCGGTACAGCCCGCCCAGGTCGTCTGGCGTGCGGCCGAGCACGGCCCGCCAGACTTCGTCCGACTCCATGCACAGGTAGAGCTGCCGGTCCAGGCCGCCCCCTTTGAGCCTGTCAGCCAGGAAACGCAGCTGTTGCACGCGCAGGGGCCGCAGCAGGCGCTGCTTGCCGTCGATGCCCGTCACGAACTCGCCGTAGATATAGGACGACTGCGGAAAATTTTCGCTGATGCAGCGTTTAAGGTCGGGCATGTGCCGGAAGGACCCCATGCTGACGTAGGCGATATTTTCGGGCCGCAAATGGTCGAAGATCATCTCC
This genomic interval from Desulfomicrobium escambiense DSM 10707 contains the following:
- a CDS encoding DUF4416 family protein gives rise to the protein MSTPVIPLPARAFLSVLSARWDEFWDDLRPRLEALLGPVDYESGPIPFNVTGYYDGELGTPITRRILSFGRPLAMDALAEVKLATNAMERQWERDGRRIFNLDPGYINQERLVLATGKNFTHRVYLSRGIWADLTLIFQKGDWIDLPWTFPDYAEPEIKGHLTRLREMYRASLKNMQPHEETICHEA
- a CDS encoding YicC/YloC family endoribonuclease, translating into MPRSMTGYGRASAQEENWALTWEIRSLNNRHLDLKWKIPPTLYAHQKEWENEVKAVASRGGVELFLGLKIMNPELQSLSLDTTMAASMLRELDLLAASMGVPHAPDLNRLLGISALWKDSGSIENPELVQSLTGTLRQALADWDAARVREGLALEEDLRARFTRLGELVEEIRGLASHTAADRFALLQERVGKLLAESGVQADPDRMLQELAVISDRIDVSEELTRLDIHLKGIDGYFSQTEPVGRKLDFMVQECFREINTCGNKSQNTAISQLVVAFKAELEKCREQIQNLE
- a CDS encoding DUF370 domain-containing protein; protein product: MEKKKLLNIGFGNAVVMNRVVAIVGPTSSPMRRLREEAKQAGRLIDATQGRKTRSLIITDSNHCILSAIQPETISQRFTAGGSDE
- the gmk gene encoding guanylate kinase, translating into MNSPEGTASNTGMMLVISAPSGTGKSTLIRRLTAEFKAFAFSVSCTTRAPRPGEVDGREYHFLTREEFEERRENAFFAEWAEVHGNLYGTPRQATLDLLGAGRDVIFDIDVQGARQLKASMGQGCYVFIFPPSREVLERRLTGRGTDSAEVVARRLAAARGEIMDSHWFDHWIVNDDLQLAYDQLRAVYVAEKTRPEYQQAWREGLGRQWGGR
- the pyrF gene encoding orotidine-5'-phosphate decarboxylase, with the protein product MKAPALVVALDFVEAAPALDLASRLRGIVPWVKVGLELFLAAGKELPARLKDMGFHVFLDLKFMDIPNTVRAAVAQGTRMGADMLTIHALGGRVMCEAAVAGRDQALSPGQPSPLILGVTVLTSMGAGDLAWNPGGVDQDVRDLAVDLARSAKNWKLDGVVCSGREVSVIRQACGADFRLLTPGIRLPDADAGDQTRVCTPAQAARDGSDFLVVGRPITRAADPVNAARMYLEATG
- a CDS encoding tetratricopeptide repeat protein is translated as MAEAESQRSRIKGVFSSERIAKVGAGATVRKTTQTMYWFAEEDEEERIWIQPLNPNYVPSGPKQEIPKDEFLESYAPEPEFYSTKVYPSIRKLNQTIAKAERHRANGETYSAEMEYGNALRVDEENIRANFGLGLTYLERGETGKADNIFQRLIKIEAAFEAEHKHLFNDFGISLRKNEMYDQAIEYYAKALELSPNDENLHYNMARACFAKADITRTVEHLRRALTLNKDLEIAQKFLLYLKKNNLLPQKLSSAESSTPE
- a CDS encoding LuxR C-terminal-related transcriptional regulator, whose amino-acid sequence is MNRGGDASRSDNRRRIERFSMSIPSKVRSIMHDYSDQTLATTNISAGGVFFETGQTYPVGTSVTLNISLDFGSRKPGMFQSRFQVEGTVIRSESNGMAIAFDPERVTAIRVNAAGKAGQAGPVMIGVVGEDPLLNDLLAARLSQETGANCSHSSSLPKILETARPDLTLLDCTGLSMDELLQEAGGEDSPFMTTSVALFNVPEDRSLELEALNTGIRGVFYRNAPFKIMVKGVNAMLDNELWFSREAMSAFLLGRQNRPAEAVPAEEDLGELSQREREILLMLAEGATNKDIAAKLFLSLNTIKSHIYNIYRKIDVPNRLQASLWAAKHLRGTDNS